In one window of Desulforhabdus amnigena DNA:
- a CDS encoding carbon-nitrogen hydrolase family protein — MMQDTIRVALIQPKPYPSLDDPRNIGHAMQLLERCRGERLDVICFPEYFPYQGERELAGAARQHKAYIIAGLVEAEGEKLYNTATLFDRAGRLLGRQRKRNVSVLEREQLGISAGDGVFRAFATDFGKIGIPVCIDFWGQPEAGKQLAEQGVDVVFNISLFPVLRGHWKVGVLTRAFDNFFAVAGVNTADYNALFGEKRIHHHGGGSFVIYPPKMLDKQDFRRWIKSLNDIEDWVRVKLDGLEQVHFVEIHLGTVRRFREDFRNRFGFRQY; from the coding sequence ATGATGCAGGACACAATTCGAGTGGCTTTGATTCAACCCAAGCCTTACCCTTCACTTGACGATCCCAGGAATATCGGTCATGCCATGCAGTTACTCGAACGCTGCCGCGGAGAAAGGCTGGATGTCATTTGTTTCCCTGAATATTTTCCCTATCAGGGTGAACGTGAGCTCGCCGGGGCGGCGAGACAGCACAAGGCTTATATCATAGCGGGTCTTGTGGAAGCTGAAGGGGAAAAGCTCTATAATACCGCAACCCTCTTCGATAGGGCCGGACGCCTTCTGGGGCGGCAGCGCAAGCGCAATGTGAGCGTGCTGGAACGGGAGCAGCTGGGAATCTCTGCGGGAGATGGCGTCTTCCGAGCTTTTGCCACGGATTTTGGTAAAATCGGCATACCGGTCTGCATCGATTTCTGGGGACAGCCCGAAGCGGGCAAGCAGTTGGCCGAACAGGGTGTCGACGTGGTTTTTAATATAAGCCTTTTTCCTGTTCTACGTGGCCACTGGAAAGTAGGGGTCCTTACCAGAGCTTTTGACAACTTCTTCGCAGTAGCGGGAGTGAACACCGCAGATTACAATGCATTGTTTGGTGAAAAGCGAATACACCATCACGGAGGGGGAAGTTTCGTAATCTACCCGCCCAAGATGCTCGACAAACAGGATTTTCGCCGCTGGATAAAGAGCTTGAATGACATCGAAGACTGGGTGCGGGTAAAGCTGGATGGTTTGGAACAGGTTC